The following are encoded together in the Diabrotica undecimpunctata isolate CICGRU chromosome 7, icDiaUnde3, whole genome shotgun sequence genome:
- the LOC140446242 gene encoding protein mab-21-like gives MLVPADMLAAQSKMLYQINKYYGERVQTRMATIAKTIREVCKVVQEVLKEVEVQEPRFISSLTECNGKYEGLEVISPVEFEVVLYLNQMGVFNFVDDGTLPGCAVLKLSDGRKRSMSLWVEFITASGYLSARKIRSRFQTLVAQACDKCSYRDSVKMIADTSEVKLRIRERYIVQITPAFKCSGVWPRSGSHWPSPHIPWPHPNLVAEVKTEGFDLLSKESIAAQGKQTSMEGDAWVLSFLEAENRLLQGGCRRRCLSILKTLRDRHLDLPGNPVSSYHLKTLLLYECEKHPRESEWDESCIADRINGIFLQLISCLQCKRCPHYFLPNLDLFKGKSPSGLENAAKQVWRLTREMLTNTRCLEKL, from the coding sequence ATGCTGGTCCCGGCCGATATGCTGGCCGCCCAGTCGAAAATGCTTTATCAAATCAACAAATACTACGGTGAAAGAGTGCAAACAAGGATGGCAACCATCGCTAAGACCATCAGGGAAGTTTGTAAGGTAGTTCAGGAGGTTTTAAAAGAAGTGGAAGTGCAAGAACCTAGATTTATTTCGTCTCTAACGGAATGCAACGGAAAATACGAAGGTTTGGAGGTTATTTCGCCGGTGGAGTTCGAGGTGGTATTGTACCTGAATCAAATGGGTGTGTTTAATTTCGTAGACGACGGTACTTTGCCAGGTTGTGCTGTGTTAAAACTTAGCGACGGTAGGAAGAGATCCATGTCGTTGTGGGTTGAGTTTATCACAGCTTCTGGATATTTATCGGCGAGAAAAATACGATCCAGGTTCCAAACTCTAGTCGCTCAAGCCTGTGATAAATGTTCTTATAGAGACAGTGTCAAAATGATAGCCGATACATCAGAGGTAAAATTACGAATAAGAGAACGGTATATTGTGCAAATAACACCGGCGTTTAAATGCTCCGGCGTGTGGCCTCGATCCGGTTCGCATTGGCCATCCCCACACATTCCCTGGCCGCATCCTAACCTAGTAGCAGAAGTCAAAACCGAAGGATTCGATCTTTTAAGCAAAGAAAGTATAGCAGCTCAAGGTAAACAAACTTCCATGGAAGGCGACGCTTGGGTTCTTTCTTTTTTAGAAGCAGAAAACCGTCTTTTACAAGGAGGATGCCGAAGAAGGTGTCTCAGCATTCTCAAAACTCTCAGAGATAGACATTTAGACCTACCTGGTAATCCTGTCAGTAGTTATCACCTAAAAACTTTGTTACTTTATGAATGTGAAAAACATCCCAGAGAGTCTGAATGGGATGAATCTTGTATAGCCGACAGAATTAACGGTATATTTCTACAATTAATCTCTTGTTTGCAATGTAAGAGATGCCCTCATTACTTTTTGCCAAACTTAGATCTATTTAAAGGAAAATCGCCTAGTGGTTTGGAAAACGCAGCTAAACAAGTGTGGAGGTTGACACGAGAAATGTTAACAAACACAAGATGCCTAGAAAAGTtgtaa
- the LOC140445191 gene encoding protein mab-21 has translation MLVPPDMLAAQSKMVYQLNKYYTEKVQTRKLQTSKTIQEVCRVVQDVLKEVEVQEPRFISSLTDYNGRFDGLEVISPQEFEVVIYLNQMGVLNFVDDGTLPGCAVLKLSDGRKRSMSLWVEFITASGYLSARKMRSRFQTLVAQACDKCSYRDSVKMIADTTEVKLRIRERYIVQITPAFKCAGLWPRSAAHWPLPQIPWPHPNIVVEVKTEGFDLLSKECIALQGKQSAMEGDAWVLSFFEAENRLLQGGCRKRCLSILKTLRDRHLDLPGNPVTGYHMKTLLLYECEKHPRESEWDESCIADRINGIFLQLISCLQCKRCPHYFLPNLDLFKGKSPSALENASKQVWRLTREMLTNSRCFEKL, from the coding sequence ATGCTCGTGCCGCCGGATATGTTGGCCGCCCAGTCCAAGATGGTCTATCAATTGAATAAATACTACACAGAAAAAGTGCAAACGAGAAAGTTACAGACTTCCAAAACGATACAAGAAGTGTGTCGGGTTGTTCAGGACGTGCTAAAAGAAGTTGAGGTTCAGGAGCCGAGGTTTATATCATCCCTAACTGACTACAATGGACGATTCGATGGCTTGGAAGTGATTTCACCGCAAGAGTTCGAGGTGGTTATATATCTGAACCAAATGGGAGTGCTGAACTTCGTGGACGACGGTACTCTACCCGGTTGTGCCGTGTTGAAACTCAGCGATGGAAGAAAAAGGTCCATGTCCTTATGGGTAGAATTTATTACAGCTTCCGGTTACCTATCAGCGAGAAAGATGCGGTCTCGATTCCAAACTCTAGTAGCTCAAGCCTGTGACAAATGTTCGTACAGAGACAGTGTTAAAATGATCGCAGATACCACCGAAGTGAAGTTACGAATACGTGAAAGATATATAGTACAAATAACGCCAGCATTCAAGTGTGCGGGGCTTTGGCCTAGAAGCGCGGCACATTGGCCTCTACCTCAAATTCCCTGGCCGCACCCCAACATCGTCGTAGAAGTAAAAACCGAAGGTTTTGATCTACTTTCAAAAGAGTGTATAGCGTTGCAAGGTAAACAATCAGCAATGGAAGGCGACGCTTGGGTGTTATCGTTCTTCGAAGCAGAAAATCGTCTTCTACAAGGAGGCTGCCGTAAAAGATGTCTAAGTATTCTCAAAACTCTTAGGGATCGGCACTTAGATCTACCTGGAAACCCAGTAACTGGTTATCACATGAAAACATTGTTGCTCTACGAGTGCGAAAAACATCCTAGGGAATCAGAATGGGACGAATCCTGCATAGCCGACAGAATCAACGGCATTTTCCTCCAACTAATCTCCTGTTTACAGTGCAAACGGTGTCCTCACTATTTCCTCCCTAACTTAGATCTATTCAAAGGAAAATCACCAAGTGCTTTAGAAAACGCTTCGAAACAAGTGTGGCGATTGACAAGGGAAATGTTAACAAACTCGAGGTGTTTTGAAAAGTTGTAG